The Glycine soja cultivar W05 chromosome 8, ASM419377v2, whole genome shotgun sequence genome has a window encoding:
- the LOC114421296 gene encoding NF-X1-type zinc finger protein NFXL1-like translates to MSSKERSQQPHSRVPRRQEWIRRDVGGCSNPRKPKKGSSSNSREESNLPQLLQEIQDKLVKGAVECMICYDMVRRSAPIWSCSGCFSIFHLTCIKKWARAPISVDLSVEKNQGGFNWRCPGCQSVQLTSSKDIRYLCFCGKRPDPPSDLYLMPHSCGEPCGKPLERDLQGDKELLCPHLCVLQCHPGPCPPCKAFAPPRLCPCGKKNITTRCSDRQSVLTCGQRCQKLLQCGRHRCQQICHLGPCHPCQVPINASCFCAQKMEVILCGEMAVKGEIRADGGVFSCGSTCQKKLNCGNHICIETCHPGSCGDCELLPSRIKTCCCGKTRLEEKRHSCLDPIPTCSQVCGKYLPCGIHHCEEPCHAGDCSPCLVLVSQKCRCGSTSRTVECCKTKMENEKFTCERPCGQKKNCGRHRCSERCCPLSNPNNILNADWDPHFCQLPCGKKLRCGQHACESLCHSGHCPPCLETIFTDLTCACGKTSIPPPLPCGTPPPSCQLPCSVPQPCSHPASHSCHFGDCPPCSMPIAKECIGGHVVLRNIPCGSKDIKCNKLCGKTRQCGLHACGRTCHLPPCDNLSAVPGIRASCGQTCGAPRRDCRHTCTAPCHPSTPCPDTRCKFPVTITCSCGRITENVPCDAGGSCANYNADTVHEASIIQKLPVLLQPVAANGKKVPLGQRKLMCNDDCAKLERKRVLADAFEITAPNLDSLHFGENSVASELLADMLRRDSKWVLSVEERCKFLVLGKSRGNAHGPKVHVFCPMLKDKRDAVRVIAERWKLAVNAAGREPKHFVVVHVTPKSRAPARVLGFKGTTTVNVPLPPAFDPLVDMDPRLVVSFIDLPMDADISALVLRFGGECELVWLNDKNALAVFNDPARAATAMRRLDHGTVYQGAVVVVVPNVGASVASSATNAWGGSGTMKGGALAALKSNPWKKDVIQEPGWREDAWGDEEWATGSANVKLPIQKKEARISASVNPWSVLNQESSSSSSVAAIKIDGSRKHSESSVITKLEPRDGGSNLGGQPAGNFDALEASDVVDDWEKACE, encoded by the coding sequence ATGAGTTCGAAAGAGCGAAGCCAGCAGCCGCATTCGAGGGTTCCTCGTCGTCAGGAGTGGATTCGTAGAGATGTTGGTGGTTGCTCCAATCCAAGAAAGCCCAAGAAGGGATCATCTTCGAATTCGAGGGAGGAGTCTAATTTGCCTCAGCTGCTGCAAGAGATTCAGGACAAGCTCGTCAAAGGAGCTGTCGAATGCATGATTTGTTATGACATGGTGCGCAGGTCTGCGCCTATCTGGTCTTGCTCCGGTTGCTTCTCTATCTTTCACCTCACTTGTATCAAGAAGTGGGCTCGTGCACCCATTTCTGTGGATTTGTCCGTTGAGAAGAACCAGGGCGGCTTCAATTGGCGTTGCCCTGGTTGCCAGTCTGTGCAGCTCACTTCATCCAAGGATATTAGGTATCTATGCTTCTGTGGAAAGAGGCCAGATCCACCCTCTGATTTGTATCTCATGCCACATTCCTGTGGAGAACCATGTGGCAAGCCTCTTGAGAGGGACCTTCAAGGGGATAAGGAGCTTCTTTGCCCTCATCTTTGTGTCTTGCAATGCCATCCCGGCCCCTGTCCTCCTTGCAAAGCATTTGCCCCTCCACGTCTGTGTCCTTGTGGGAAGAAAAATATTACCACTCGTTGCTCTGACCGCCAGTCTGTTCTTACCTGTGGCCAGCGCTGCCAAAAGCTTCTTCAATGTGGCCGTCATCGCTGTCAGCAAATCTGTCATCTGGGTCCTTGTCATCCTTGTCAAGTTCCAATCAATGCCTCTTGCTTTTGTGCCCAAAAGATGGAGGTAATTCTTTGTGGGGAGATGGCTGTCAAGGGTGAAATCAGAGCAGATGGTGGAGTATTCTCTTGTGGTTCCACTTGTCAAAAGAAACTTAATTGTGGTAATCATATCTGTATCGAGACTTGTCATCCAGGTAGCTGTGGGGACTGTGAATTATTACCATCCCGTATTAAGACATGCTGTTGTGGGAAAACTAGATTGGAGGAGAAACGCCACAGTTGTTTAGACCCAATTCCTACCTGTTCACAAGTATGTGGCAAGTACCTTCCTTGCGGGATTCATCATTGTGAAGAGCCATGCCATGCTGGGGATTGTTCTCCTTGTCTGGTTCTAGTTTCTCAGAAGTGTAGATGTGGCTCGACTTCCCGAACTGTGGAGTGTTGCAAGACAAAAAtggaaaatgagaaatttactTGTGAAAGGCCTTGTGGGCAGAAAAAGAATTGTGGAAGGCATCGATGTAGTGAAAGGTGTTGTCCACTTTCTAATCCAAATAATATTCTAAATGCAGATTGGGATCCACACTTCTGTCAATTGCCGTGTGGAAAGAAGTTAAGGTGTGGGCAGCATGCATGTGAATCCCTGTGCCACAGTGGTCATTGTCCACCTTGTCTTGAAACTATATTTACTGATTTGACATGTGCTTGTGGTAAGACTTCAATCCCTCCTCCATTGCCTTGTGGCACACCGCCTCCCTCATGTCAGCTTCCATGTTCAGTTCCTCAGCCTTGTTCGCATCCAGCCTCTCACAGCTGTCATTTTGGAGATTGCCCTCCTTGTTCAATGCCCATAGCAAAAGAATGTATTGGTGGACATGTAGTTCTTAGGAACATACCTTGTGGTTCGAAGGATATTAAATGCAATAAACTCTGTGGGAAGACCAGACAGTGTGGTTTACATGCATGTGGCAGAACATGTCACCTCCCCCCTTGTGATAATCTGTCAGCTGTGCCAGGTATCCGAGCCTCTTGTGGGCAAACATGTGGTGCTCCTAGGAGAGACTGCCGGCATACATGTACAGCTCCTTGTCACCCTTCAACTCCATGTCCAGATACAAGATGCAAATTCCCTGTCACAATTACTTGTTCTTGTGGCCGAATAACAGAAAATGTTCCTTGTGATGCTGGTGGCAGTTGTGCTAATTATAATGCTGATACTGTACATgaagcttccattattcaaaaGTTGCCTGTGCTTCTTCAACCCGTGGCTGCAAATGGCAAAAAAGTCCCCCTCGGACAAAGAAAACTGATGTGTAATGATGACTGTGCTAAGTTAGAGCGGAAAAGGGTTCTTGCAGATGCTTTTGAGATTACCGCTCCAAATCTGGATTCACTCCATTTTGGTGAGAATTCAGTTGCTTCTGAATTGCTGGCTGACATGTTGAGACGTGATTCTAAATGGGTTTTATCTGTTGAAGAGAGATGCAAGTTTTTAGTACTTGGCAAGAGCAGAGGAAATGCACATGGTCCAAAAGTCCATGTTTTCTGTCCTATGTTAAAGGACAAAAGAGATGCAGTGAGGGTGATTGCTGAGAGATGGAAGCTTGCAGTGAATGCAGCTGGTCGGGAGCCAAAGCATTTCGTAGTTGTTCATGTTACCCCAAAATCAAGAGCTCCTGCTCGTGTGCTAGGGTTTAAGGGTACTACAACTGTAAATGTACCCCTTCCTCCGGCATTTGATCCTTTGGTTGATATGGATCCTCGACTTGTTGTCTCTTTTATAGACTTACCAATGGATGCAGATATTAGTGCATTGGTGTTGAGATTTGGTGGTGAGTGTGAACTTGTTTGGTTAAATGACAAAAATGCATTGGCCGTTTTTAATGACCCTGCCCGTGCTGCAACTGCAATGAGGAGGTTGGATCATGGTACGGTTTATCAGGGAGCTGTGGTGGTGGTTGTTCCAAATGTCGGGGCATCAGTAGCATCTTCAGCTACCAATGCCTGGGGAGGATCTGGGACAATGAAAGGAGGAGCACTGGCAGCATTAAAGAGTAATCCATGGAAAAAGGATGTTATTCAAGAGCCAGGTTGGAGAGAAGATGCTTGGGGTGATGAGGAGTGGGCTACTGGTTCTGCTAATGTCAAATTGCCTATTCAGAAGAAAGAAGCCCGAATATCTGCTTCAGTAAATCCTTGGAGTGTCCTAAATCAAGAATCGTCTTCAAGTTCATCTGTTGCAGCCATTAAAATTGATGGTTCTAGGAAACACTCTGAAAGTAGTGTTATCACAAAGTTGGAGCCTCGTGATGGTGGTTCAAATCTAGGAGGGCAGCCTGCAGGAAACTTTGATGCTTTGGAAGCTTCTGATGTAGTAGATGATTGGGAGAAGGCTTGTGAATAG
- the LOC114421297 gene encoding potassium transporter 25-like codes for MDSHLDAIFDEDHKKKTWKQTTLLSFQIVGIVYGQLSTAPLYVFGTMQKGDLASEEVVYELFSFIFWTLTIISLVKYASIVLKADDEGEGGIVALYSLLCRNAKVGLLPCDKSANEVVLYEERSGSKLKADSRARRAIEKHKICHYLILFLALFGSCMTIGDAVLTPALSVYSASTGVQRSLTDILTDIFAWSPDTQQNVSNGLRRYVPVPSACVILVGLFMLQHCGTRKIGIMFAPIITAWLLFVAGVGTYNVFHWDVKIIYKISPVYIYKFITHIDIHRWRLLGSVILCVAGSEAMFADLGHFSKKSIKITFICLIYPLLLLCYAGQAAYISKNLHAPDFNHLSQSMPRHCRHLFIVLSLLSSAVGSQATITACFSIINQCLALNCFPRVKVIHTSKTIHGQIYIPDVNWLLMIFSLTVTIGFRDIVKIGNATGLAIICGMLVTTSLMSLIIALYWEKNLMVSACFLVCFGFLEAAYLSACLLEFHKGAWYLVVLLAVSMTVMLSWHYGTMKKYEFDLQNKVSTEWLIDISPGLGISRVPGIGFIYTDIVAGIPAFFSHFITNLPAFHQVLILVSFKSIAVPYVPESERYLIGRIGPKDYKIYRCIVRSGYCDHIRDTGHFEEQIIRSIGEFISIEQNDIESMVSPDERMIIIGNSNSRLDGNALVPLDEVDSSSCMVNNESQISPVDHDALESRNKRKKVRFMLPENSPKMQVSVRKELLELIDARESGSAYFLGQSHLVVRDGTNFLKRFLIMVYRFSEKNCRESPVALKIPHAALVEVGVICTI; via the exons ATGGATTCTCATCTTGATGCAATCTTTGATGAAGATCACAAG AAGAAAACATGGAAGCAAACAACTCTGCTATCCTTTCAAATTGTGGGAATAGTTTATGGTCAACTGAGCACTGCACCTTTATATGTATTTGGGACAATGCAAAAGGGAGATCTTGCATCAGAAGAAGTCGTTTATGAactattttccttcattttctgGACACTCACAATAATATCTTTGGTCAAGTATGCCTCTATAGTGTTGAAAGCAGATGATGAAGGAGagg GTGGTATTGTTGCTTTATACTCACTGTTGTGTAGAAATGCAAAAGTTGGGCTGCTCCCATGCGACAAAAGTGCCAATGAAGTTGTGCTTTATGAAGAGAGAAGTGGTTCAAAGCTCAAAGCAGATTCAAGAGCACGAAGGGCCATTGAGAAACACAAGATCTGTCACTATTTAATATTGTTCTTAGCCCTCTTTGGTTCCTGTATGACCATTGGGGACGCAGTGCTCACTCCAGCGCTTTCAG TGTACTCAGCTTCGACCGGCGTTCAGAGATCCCTGACAGACATATTGACAGACATAT TTGCCTGGTCACCAGATACTCAGCAGAACGTGTCAAATGGTCTAAGAAGAT ATGTACCTGTTCCCTCTGCGTGTGTTATATTGGTTGGGCTGTTCATGCTGCAGCACTGCGGTACACGTAAAATTGGGATCATGTTTGCTCCAATCATCACTGCTTGGTTGTTGTTTGTTGCTGGGGTGGGAACGTATAATGTTTTCCACTGggatgtaaaaattatttataaaatatcccCAGTCTACATATACAAATTCATCACACATATTGACATCCACAGATGGAGGTTGTTAGGGAGCGTCATTTTATGTGTAGCAGGATCGGAGGCAATGTTTGCAGATCTAGGCCATTTCTCCAAGAAATCAATTAAG ATTACCTTTATATGCTTGATCTACCCGCTTCTTCTTCTATGCTATGCTGGTCAGGCTGCATATATCTCCAAAAATTTACATGCTCCAGATTTTAATCATCTTAGTCAATCTATGCCAC GTCATTGCAGACACTTGTTCATAGTATTGTCCCTACTTTCTTCAGCTGTGGGAAGCCAAGCAACCATAACTGCGTGTTTCTCCATCATTAACCAGTGTCTGGCATTAAATTGCTTTCCCAGAGTTAAAGTTATTCACACATCAAAAACGATTCATGGGCAGATTTACATCCCCGATGTCAACTGGTTATTGATGATTTTTAGCCTCACTGTCACCATTGGTTTCAGAGACATTGTGAAAATTGGCAATGCAACAG GTTTGGCTATAATTTGTGGAATGCTTGTGACAACTAGTCTGATGTCACTGATCATTGCTCTGTATTGGGAGAAGAATTTGATGGTATCTGCGTGCTTTCTTGTATGTTTTGGGTTCCTTGAGGCTGCATATCTTTCAGCATGTCTGCTAGAATTCCACAAAGGAGCTTGGTATCTGGTTGTCCTATTGGCAGTGTCAATGACAGTGATGCTTTCATGGCATTATGGAACAATGAAGAAGTACGAGTTTGATTTGCAAAACAAGGTATCAACCGAATGGCTAATAGATATTAGTCCAGGCCTTGGGATTTCCAGGGTACCCGGAATCGGCTTCATTTACACCGACATAGTAGCAGGAATCCCAGCTTTCTTTTCACATTTTATAACTAATCTTCCTGCATTTCATCAAGTGTTGATCTTGGTGTCTTTCAAGTCTATAGCTGTGCCTTATGTACCAGAAAGTGAAAGGTATCTCATTGGTAGGATTGGGCCAAAGGATTACAAAATATATCGTTGCATTGTCAGAAGTGGATATTGTGACCACATAAGGGACACTGGTCATTTTGAGGAGCAGATAATTCGTTCTATTGGGGAATTCATATCCATTGAACAGAATGACATTGAGTCCATGGTATCCCCAGATGAAAGAATGATCAttattggaaattcaaattcaagactAGATGGAAATGCTTTAGTTCCTCTTGATGAAGTAGACTCATCATCATGCATGGTGAACAATGAATCTCAGATAAGTCCAGTAGATCATGACGCATTGGAGAGTAGGAACAAGAGAAAAAAGGTTCGGTTCATGTTGCCTGAGAATAGTCCTAAAATGCAGGTATCTGTGAGGAAGGAGCTTTTGGAGCTAATTGATGCCAGGGAGAGTGGCAGTGCCTATTTCTTGGGGCAGTCACATTTAGTGGTGCGTGATGGCACTAACTTTCTCAAGAGATTCTTAATCATGGTCTATCGTttcagtgaaaaaaattgtcgGGAATCTCCTGTTGCTCTTAAGATCCCTCATGCTGCTCTTGTAGAAGTTGGTGTGATATGTACTATATAA